The stretch of DNA AGGGCGGCGCCACCTTCGCGCAGGCCGCGTTCCGCTGGACGCTCTCCAACCGCAACGTGGACGCCCTGATCGTCTCGATGACGAGCCCGTCGGAGATCGACGAGTACCTCGGCGGCTCGGGCTCGCCGCCCGCGGCCGGCGAGGGACTCCCGCTGCTGCAGCGCTACGTACGGATGAACGGTGCCTCGCAGTGCCGCTACGGCTGCTCGGAATGCCTGAGCGCCTGTCCCCGCGGCGTCCCGATCGGTGACGTCATGCGGAGCCGGATGTACGCGGTGGACTACGGAGACCCGGACCTGGCCCGCCGCGAGTACGCGCGGCTGCCCGCCGACGCGTCCGCCTGTCTGTCCTGCGCGGCGCAGCCGTGCCGGGGCGCCTGTCCGCACGGGGTGCCCATCGACCGGCTGCTGCCGCCGACGCACCGGCTGCTGACGAGCTGACCGCCCTGAAGAAGACGCTGATCGTCGCGGGCGTCGTGGTCGCCGGCCTGGCCGCGGCTCTCGTGATGCTTCGAGTGGTCGGGCTCGAGCCGCGCGAGCGGTGGCCCGGCCTCTGGCTGACCGGCCAGGTGGTCACCACGCCGGTCTCCGACTGGTCCTTCGCCGATCGCTATCCGACCATCGCGGTGCAGACCCGCTCGTGGTACGGCCTGCCGCATTCGGTGACCGTCACCTGCACCGCGCTGGACGGCCACCTGTATCTCACGTCGGTCTACCCGCCGGGCCTCGAGTTTCCGCGCGACCGGCACTGGAACCGCAACGTCATGCGCGATCCGCACGTGCGGCTCGAGATCGGCCCGCAGGTCGACGACCGGACGCTCGCGCTGGTCACCGATCCGGCCGAGAAGGATGCCGTCCTCGCGGCCAAGGCGAAGAAGTACCCGGGGCAGACCGCGGTGGACAAGAGCCGCGTGCATGTCTTCCGCGTCGGACCCTAGCTCCGCGACCGGCGCGTCGGCCCCGCTGCCCGGCCGCGCGCGACGCGCCCGGTGGTGGCAGCGGCTCCTGCCCTGGCTGGTCACCGCGGGCTGCTTCCTCTATCTCTACGGGCGGCTCGACCGCGCCGCCGCGGCCTCGGGTCAGGCGCTCGGTCCCTACCTGGCCGACGTCTTCGGCCACGTGAGCTGGACGCGCTGGCTCGCGCTGATGGTCCCCTACTGCGCACTCTTCGTGCTGATCGACAGCGCGGTGGTGTGGCGAGTGGTGGGCTGGTTCAACGCACGCCTGCGCTACGCCGACGTGCTGCCCATCCGCGCCAGCGCCTACATCCTCTCCATCGTCAACGAGCAGGTCAGCAAGGGCGCGATCGCGGTCTACCTGAGCCGGCGCCACGGCGTGCCCGCGTGGGAAGTGGGCTCGAGCATGCTCTTCCTGATGTTCTGCGAGTACTACTACCTGCTCGGCTGGGCCACGCTGGGTGTGCTGCTGGGGTGGCACCGGCTCCCCGCGGTGTTCCAGGTGATCCCCTGGATCGCGGCGGTCTCCGCGGTGGTCTTCGTCCTGCTCTATCTCTTCTTCCGCGGACGGATCGGCGGCGGGGCCGCCTTCCGCGAGCGGCCGCTCCTGCGCGCGTTCAGGATGGCCACGCTCCGTCACTACCTGACCGTGCTCGCGCTGCGCTCGCCGGCCATGCTGGCCGCGGTGCTCGTCTACGCCGCGGCGCTGCGCCTGTTCGGCGTGACGGTGGGCCCGGTCGAGATGCTCGGCTACCTCCCGGTGATCTTCTTCGGAGCCGCGGTGCCCGGCCCGATGCACTCGGTGGCCATCGTGCTGTGGGTGCTCTTGTTCCCGGATCGGCCGGGGGAGATGACCGCCTTCGGCTTCGTCCAGCACAATTTCTTCGTGCTCTTCAATGCCGCGACCGGTCTCCTGTTCCTGCGGCGAGCAACCCGCGAGCTGTTCGCCGAAGCTCCCTGACCGCCCACAGCCGCTCGCCCATCGAGACCAGCGTGCTCACCACGAGCGCCCACACCAGCAAGCTGAGCACCGGCCGAAGCGCGCCCCAGCCCAGCCGGACCAGGACGTCGACCACGAGCGGGACGAAGTAGAGGATCCCGTTCCAGCGGCCGAGCCGGCTCGTCCGCAGCGACCGGCCGCGATGAAGCCAGTACGAATCCGCCACGTACTGCGCGAACGCGGCGACGACCAGCACCGGCAATATCCAGGGGGCGGCGCTGCGTCCAGCCATCGCGGCAAGGCCGGCGGTGACGAACAGGCAGTCGGTGGTGTGATCGAAGAGCCCGCCCGCCGCGCTGGCCGTCCCCCGACGGCGCGCGATGATCCCGTCCAGCACGTCGGACACGATGGCCACCGCCAACACTCCGGCGGCGAGAGCGGCGGCGTGCGGCTCGCCATGAGCCATCAGGAGCACGAACGGGAGGATCAGGAGGAGCCGGACGGTGGTCAGCGCGTGGGCCATCTCCGTGAACGGTACCACGGCCCGCTCGGAGTGCAGGCGCGAGCAGCACGTCGCTATGAATCAGCACAGAATCTCTCGGTCTACGTCTGGGCCATCGGCGCGCTCGTCGCCCTACTGCTCTTGGCGGGGCAAGCCAGTGGCGATCCGGAGTCTCATCCGCTGGATGAGCTCCGGATACGACGAAGACCGGATGACGCGGTCGAACTGGGCTCGGTAGTTTGCCACCAGGCTGACGCCTTCGATCGTCACATCACGCACCATCCAGCGCCGGTCGCGATAGACCAGGTCGTAAATGACAGGTATCAGTCTTCCGGCCCGGCCGACGACCGCAATCTGCACGGTCGCAGTCTCTCGCTCAACGGACTCCCTCAGAAAGTGGACGGTGACCCCGGCACCATGAGTGTCGACATCGGCCACTGAGGCCAGCCAGTAGACGAAGCCGCGCTGCATGAACTCGGCGAAGAGCCGGGTGAACTCATTTTGCTCCGCCACGCTGTTCGCCTGCCATTGGGCTCCCAGTGAGCGCTCGGCCGCGCCACGGAAGTCAAAAACGCTGCCGAAGAGGGCCCGGATGGCGCCCAGGCGCTCGAGGGGGTGTCGTTCCGACGTCGGATCGGTGAGGATCGTGTTGGCGTCTCCGAACGCGGCTCTGAGCGCATCGCTGGGAGGTCCTGCCTCGCTCGAGCGCGCCGGAGACAAACACAGCACGACCACGGCACAGAGGCTCACCTGCGAAAGCACCGACGAACCTATACTCAACCTGCCGAGCTCGAGGAACGTTT from Candidatus Methylomirabilota bacterium encodes:
- a CDS encoding CDP-alcohol phosphatidyltransferase family protein, with the protein product MVPFTEMAHALTTVRLLLILPFVLLMAHGEPHAAALAAGVLAVAIVSDVLDGIIARRRGTASAAGGLFDHTTDCLFVTAGLAAMAGRSAAPWILPVLVVAAFAQYVADSYWLHRGRSLRTSRLGRWNGILYFVPLVVDVLVRLGWGALRPVLSLLVWALVVSTLVSMGERLWAVRELRRTARGLLAAGTGDRSRH
- a CDS encoding ABC transporter substrate-binding protein, whose translation is MLSQVSLCAVVVLCLSPARSSEAGPPSDALRAAFGDANTILTDPTSERHPLERLGAIRALFGSVFDFRGAAERSLGAQWQANSVAEQNEFTRLFAEFMQRGFVYWLASVADVDTHGAGVTVHFLRESVERETATVQIAVVGRAGRLIPVIYDLVYRDRRWMVRDVTIEGVSLVANYRAQFDRVIRSSSYPELIQRMRLRIATGLPRQEQ